DNA from Sorangium aterium:
TTGCCAAATCAATGCGATACTTCTTTCCGAGCCACACCTCGGAGAGCACGCGAGCGCCAAATGGCTCAATGACAGTCGGAAAATTGAGAATAAACTCATGAAGCTGGCGTTCCTTTACCCGAGGATTCTGGACCAGGCGAGATAGTCCCAGGTACAAAGACCACAAGGTCGTATCTGTACTCTTTTCAGAGCTTGTCTCGAGCCGACGATCAATTAAATAGTCCTTTAGCTCCGGGTCTGGCAAATGCTCGGCCGCCGCTCTAATGACGCCTACGTCCGGCAGGAGCTCTGAATAGCCAGTTCTCTTCGGTCGCCCGATACTTCGCGGAAATTTACCTAGTGCAACTACCGGCACGGTACTGTGTCCCAGTGCTCGGTATGCAAGATAGGTGCAGTAGTCATCGCTCACGACAAACCGGCTGCCACCCCAATAAACAAGCAATTCCGGGCGCTTCCCCGAAAGTATCATCTTCTTCGCATCTTCCACTACATCCAGCGGATAACTTAAGCAGAAGTCGTAGTCGTGCGGCCTAATGAGATCGAGGCGAATGCTTAGCGTCGAGCATCGAACCTGCCTCCGTAGTACCGCCCTAAGGAATTGATCATAGGTCTTATCCACGGGAGGCTCAGTTCCCGCACGGCTTCGGAAATCTAGATCAGATTCGACGGCTTCCTTAAGCGGGATAAGCTGCATCTCACGCCCCCCTCGGTTCTCATTTAACCGACTGAGAGCGCACACCACCATCTGAAGCACATCCGACCCCGCGCAACCAGCTCGGCCCTCTGTTGTCCAGCCGGCTTCAGAGAGAATCCAAAAGGTCGGCTCTTGATTGTTTTTGCTAGCGAGTACCTCGATACGAAAAACGAGCCCACGAGGAAACGAATCGTTAATGCCGGTGGCCGAATAGATGTAACCGCCAGCAGCAAGACTCTCGCGCTGAATAAGAATCCCCAACGCTTCGTCTTCAGGTATACTCGATACAACTTCGAGGAAGAGCGGCGTCGGAAGTGGATGATTCTCGATCTCCTCCATCAGCCGATCAATGTCGACTGTGCACACAAGGTCAGCGCGTGACACAACATGGATTGATCTTGTGTTAAGAATATCTAAGAAAGCGGTTCCTAAGCCCGCATTCTTTCGATGAACGCCGAAGATGAAATTTCTAATTTGTGCCACATCAGGGAAGACTCCATCTTGCCCCGTAATGTCCCTGTATAGACTCAACCTGGCTCTTCCGATGACGTGGTTGGTGAGATTGCGCTGCAGGACATCGGGTATCTGTTTCATTGCCTTCTCTGCATGTTGGTTCGCATCGGGCTGCCTTATTGTGTCCCTCGTGTTCGTGCTGGCGCAAGTCAGAGCTCAGCAGCACTGGTGGACCCTAAGTGGGAGGGGAGCATACCATCCGTCAAGTTCGCGGATGCAGAGCATGTGAACTGCAAAATGTATGTCCAGTTACATTCCTATTTGGTCGAACCCGTCGATCGGCAAATATGTCCTCACTGAATTGTAGACTCGGCTGCGTTAACGTCACCTCGACGCTGTGCGGCGACGCTTCTTCTCGCCGCTCCTCTCCAGGTAGGAGCGGCCCCGACGCCCTCGCCGCCTCGCCTACGCCGCCCTCGCTGACTACGCCGCCCTCGCTGATCTCGTCAGCCCATCTGCCTGCCCGTCGCCCCCGGCCTCGTGCTGGAGCTCGCTTGCGACGGCTGCGGAGTGTTCGCCGCGACCTGGCGTGCGTGCGCATGGTGGCGGGTGATCGAGCTCGGGGAGGCGTGATGCCTCGCGGCAGGCAGGATCCCAATCTCCTACGTACACCCGCAGCGGAACGACTAGGAGCCGCTCGACGGGAGCATGGCGGCTGGGCGCCTTCCCCGCCGGAAGCAGCGCAGGTAACCTACCGGTGGCACACATCGGTCTGAGATGCGATCGACCTCAGTTCCCCCTCGGAGCCAACACAACGTGCATGAGACAATATTCGTGAACGCCCACAAGGGCCTTCAGTCGAGGAGATTCAGTGGGCTAGGACACATCAACGTGATATGCGGTCGCAACAACAGCGGAAAGTCCACCGTGCTCGAAGCAATATCAAACTCCGGAGCCGGAATAGCAGCAACACCTGAATCAATGATTGATGCGGCACGCGGTCTAGCACGCAGGGAACAAAGACATGGTGGGATCGAAGCACACTTATGGAATGCGATTGAACCCATTGTTTTAGACGCAATGAAACATGTGGACACAACGAAGACGAACATTTTCTCCGAAAATGAAATCCAGGACGTCGTCAAAAGCATCATCGAAGCATCAAACAAACGCGTCGAAGAGCTAAGCGAATCCAGTCAAATAGACGGCCAAAAGAAATTTGCTCTATACA
Protein-coding regions in this window:
- a CDS encoding Shedu anti-phage system protein SduA domain-containing protein, with translation MKQIPDVLQRNLTNHVIGRARLSLYRDITGQDGVFPDVAQIRNFIFGVHRKNAGLGTAFLDILNTRSIHVVSRADLVCTVDIDRLMEEIENHPLPTPLFLEVVSSIPEDEALGILIQRESLAAGGYIYSATGINDSFPRGLVFRIEVLASKNNQEPTFWILSEAGWTTEGRAGCAGSDVLQMVVCALSRLNENRGGREMQLIPLKEAVESDLDFRSRAGTEPPVDKTYDQFLRAVLRRQVRCSTLSIRLDLIRPHDYDFCLSYPLDVVEDAKKMILSGKRPELLVYWGGSRFVVSDDYCTYLAYRALGHSTVPVVALGKFPRSIGRPKRTGYSELLPDVGVIRAAAEHLPDPELKDYLIDRRLETSSEKSTDTTLWSLYLGLSRLVQNPRVKERQLHEFILNFPTVIEPFGARVLSEVWLGKKYRIDLAIQYELDEKRVLLIELERASLPLFTMYGRPRDHVTHAIQQVEDWIRWWRENPSDVPASFDSSFPVQGMVVIGRNAGMDSQTRRRLLHLNAGRAVKLITYDELLDRLQAMIGSIKSAQSKLGRS